The Medicago truncatula cultivar Jemalong A17 chromosome 4, MtrunA17r5.0-ANR, whole genome shotgun sequence genome includes a region encoding these proteins:
- the LOC11445757 gene encoding secretory carrier-associated membrane protein: MAGRYESNPFDEEEVNPFSEPAAKGKTSSQSNYSGGAFYTTNPGSVPPAKNSRLSPLEPEPADYNNYGFGATVDIPLDTSTDLKKREKELQSKEADLRRREQEVRRKEEAAARAGIVLEEKNWPPFFPIIHHDIANEIPVHLQKLQYVAFTTYLGLVACLLWNVIAVTAAWIKGEGVKIWFLAIIYFISGVPGAYVLWYRPLYRVFRTESALKFGWFFMLYLVHIGFCILAAVAPPIVFKGKSLTGILSAIDVIDNSTLIGIFYFIGFGFFCLETLISIWVIQQVYMYFRGSGKAAEMKRDVARGAVRAAF; the protein is encoded by the exons ATGGCTGGTCGCTATGAAAGCAACCcttttgatgaagaagaagttaATCCCTTTTCT GAACCAGCTGCAAAGGGAAAAACATCAAGCCAATCAAACTACAGTGGTGGTGCATTTTACACAACA AATCCTGGAAGTGTTCCACCTGCCAAGAATTCAAGGCTTTCACCTCTTGAGCCAGAGCCTGCTGATTATAATAATTATGGCTTTGGCGCAACAGTTGATATACCTCTTGATACATCAACG GATTTgaaaaagagggagaaggaACTCCAATCCAAGGAGGCTGATTTGAGAAGAAGGGAACAG GAAGTGAGACGAAAAGAAGAAGCTGCTGCACGAG CTGGAATTGTTCTTGAGGAAAAGAATTGGCCACCATTTTTCCCAATTATCCATCACGACATTGCTAATGAAATTCCGGTTCATCTTCAAAAATTGCAATATGTTGCATTTACTACATATTTGG GACTAGTGGCATGCCTATTGTGGAATGTTATAGCTGTTACTGCTGCTTGGATTAAGGGTGAAG GTGTAAAAATTTGGTTTCTGGCCATTATCTACTTCATATCAGGGGTACCTGGAGCATATGTTCTGTGGTATCGTCCATTATATCGTGTTTTTag GACGGAAAGTGCTTTGAAATTTGGATGGTTTTTCATGCTTTATCTG GTTCACATAGGATTCTGCATCTTAGCTGCTGTTGCTCCTCCTATAGTTTTCAAAGGAAAATCCCTGAC GGGTATTCTATCTGCCATAGATGTGATAGACAACTCTACTTTGATCGGG ATTTTCTACTTTATTGGATTTGGATTTTTCTGTCTGGAAACGTTGATAAGCATTTGGGTTATTCAG CAAGTATACATGTACTTCCGCGGAAGTGGTAAGGCTGCTGAGATGAAACGGGACGTTGCAAGGGGAGCAGTGAGAGCTGCATTCTGA
- the LOC25493222 gene encoding uncharacterized protein, with protein MAKSSLKIKRLPFMAVACIVMLFVLYRTLKYQYKQEEIIDKNWSILREQERYSTHFEELKGLPRGIIHTTSDFELRPLWLRSRSKVSVYTKRNLLAVAVGIKQKYNVDAMVQKFLTGNFTIILFHYDANVDGWQDLDWSSKVIHIAAKKQTKWWFAKRFLHPDIVYIYDYIFLWDEDLEVENFSPSRYVKIVREEGLEISQPALHPNSTEIHHRITVRARTKKVHRRVYERRGKTKCSDESDGPPCTGFVEGMAPVFSRSAWFCTWHLIQNDLVHGWGMDMKLGYCAQGDRSQNVGVVDSEYVFHKAIPTLGGSSHYIIKRRGSPPAVDPRTEIRRQSAWELKIFKERWNQAITEDKSWVKPFKSD; from the exons ATG GCAAAATCAAGTTTGAAGATCAAAAGGCTGCCTTTTATGGCAGTTGCATGTATAGTAATGTTGTTCGTTTTATATAGGACTCTAAAGTATCAGTATAAGCAAGAAGAGATA ATTGACAAAAACTGGAGTATCTTGAGAGAACAAGAG CGATACTCTACTCATTTCGAAGAGTTGAAAGGCTTGCCACGAGGTATAATACACACTACTTCAGATTTTGAGTTAAGGCCTTTATGGTTGCGATCACGATCAAAG GTTAGTGTTTACACAAAGCGTAATTTGCTGGCTGTTGCAGTTGGTATCAAACAAAAGTATAATGTAGATGCTATGGTGCAAAag TTTCTCACAGGaaattttacaattattttgttcCATTATGATGCCAATGTGGATGGATGGCAGGATCTTGATTGGAGTAGCAAAGTCATACATATAGCTgctaaaaaacaaacaaagtg GTGGTTTGCAAAAAGATTTCTACATCCGGATATAGTGTATATTTATGATTACATCTTTCTTTGGGATGAGGATTTAGAGGTCGAAAATTTTTCTCCGTCAAG ATATGTTAAGATTGTAAGGGAAGAAGGGTTGGAGATATCTCAACCAGCTCTTCATCCAAATTCGACAGAGATACATCATAGAATTACAGTCAGAGCTAGGACCAAGAAAGTGCACAg ACGAGTCTATGAACGCAGAGGTAAAACTAAGTGTTCAGATGAAAGTGATGGGCCACCGTGCACTGG GTTTGTTGAAGGTATGGCTCCTGTTTTCTCTCGATCAGCATGGTTTTGTACTTGGCATCTTATACAG aATGACCTTGTCCATGGATGGGGAATGGATATGAAACTAGGATACTGTGCTCAG GGAGATCGCAGTCAGAATGTTGGTGTTGTTGATAGTGAATATGTTTTTCACAAGGCAATTCCAACTCTTGGTGGTAGCAGTCATTATATAATCAAA AGACGCGGCTCACCACCAGCAGTTGATCCGAGAACTGAG ATAAGAAGGCAATCAGCATGGGAACTTAAAATCTTCAAAGAGCGCTGGAATCAAGCCATCACCGAGGACAAAAGTTGGGTGAAGCCATTTAAGAGTGATTAA